The following DNA comes from Arthrobacter sp. SLBN-83.
TCCGATGCAGTGACCGCAGTGCTGGTGTTGCCCGCCGCGTCTGTGACAGTGACCGTGTAGGCGACCGGACCGTCTTTGACCGTCCCGAGGTTCATGCTGGCGGACCATCCCCCGCTGGCGTTGGCCGTCGGCGCGACCGTGACGGGGGTGGCAGTTCCCGGACTCGTGGCAGACACGGTGACGGTCGCGTTGGCTTCAGCGCTGCCCGAGACGGGGACGGCGCCAACGTTGCCGGTGTTCACGTAGGCGGGCACTCTCACCCCAGCTGCCGGCCCAGGAACGTTGGTGTCCTTCGTGCTCGTGGCGGTCTTGGCTGCACTGGTGTTGCCTGCAGCGTCCGTGGCGGTGGCCGTGTAGGTCACCGTTCCCTCGTTCAGGCTGCCGAGGTTCAGGGTGGCGGACCAGTTTCCGCTGCTGTCCGCGGTGGGGGTAGCAGCGGGCGTGGTGTGGGCGGAACCTGCGTCGGCCGCAGTGAGCGTGATCTTCGCATTCGCCTCTGAGGTTCCGGTAATGGTCACTCCCGCAACCGTGGCGGCGTTGACGTATGGCGGAGCGCTGAGCGTAAGCACTGGCGCCTGGGTGTCGATCCTGACCGTCAGGCTCTGCGCCGACCCGGGATTGCCCACCTGGTCCGTCGCGAAGTACGACACCGTGTGCGTCCCGTCCCCGGTGACCGGCATAGTGGCGACGGCCGCGCTGACCGTCTGCTGCGCGCCGCCGTCGACCCCGTACGTAATGGAGGCGACGCCGGAACCGTTCGTGCCGTCGTCGGCCGTGACCGTCACGGTGACGGGGCTGCTGTTGTTCCAGCCCGCTGCGTTGGGAGTGGGTGAAACTGTGGCTGCCGCGCTGGGCGGGGTGGCATCGCTGCTGATTCCGTTGCTGCGCGGGCTCTCGGCGCCGGTCCAGAGTGCGATGGCAGGGGTGACGGTGTAGTACCAGGTGCCGCCCGGGACGTTCTGCTCCGTGCAGGTGAGGGTGGTTACGGTGTCCGCGCAGCCGCCGGTGGCCGGGATGGCGGTCCCGCCGGTGGCTGATGAGTAGCGGGCCACGGTGTAGCCGGTGGCGGCACGGCCGTTGACGGTGCTGCCGCTGGCCCAGGTGACCGAGAGTGCGGCGCCGTTCGCGCTGACGGCCGGCTTGGAGCCCGGGGTCAGGGCGTCGGCTGCGGCGGCGGCGTTGTTGCTGCTGGTGGTGGAGGCCCAGAAGGCGTAGGCGGCAGTGCCAGAGCCGAGCAGGAGCAGGACCGCTGTGATGATCCACGTGAACCTGCGGGAGGGGCGGCGGCCGACGAAGAGTGACGCGTTGCGGACGGCGAGGCTCATTTGCGGACCTCCGCCGTCACTGGAACGCTGAACGTTGCGCCCTGGCAGGCTGCGAGCGAGGTGGTATCCATGGTGGCCGCTCCGGGGAGGGTGATGAGTGCCGACGAGTCCGCGGCAACGTAGGTTGCGGGGGTGAGAGGTGCGGCGGTTCCGGTGATGCTGACGCCGGTGGTGGTGCATCCGGGATGCGCGGCGTCCGCTGTGACAGGCCCGTTGCCGGTGACGCTGTAGACCTGCACAGAGTAGGGGTTGGGATTGGTCAGGCGGAGGACGACGTCGGCGCTACCGCCAGGGTAGAGGGCCGCCTTGGGGTTGTCGCCGGCGACGAGGGCGTCCACGGTGACGGCCTGCATGGTGCCGGCGGCTGCCGAGCCGCTCCCGGCGCCCGTGCCGCTCCAGAAGGCGTAGGCCGTTCCGGCGCCGGCGGTCACGAGGAGGCCTGCGAGGGCAGCTGCCCTGAAGCCACGGCTTCTTGTGGGTGACATCTCAGTTCCCCTGTCCTGATCCTGAGTAGCTGAGCTGGAGGGCGGCGCCTTTGCAGCCGTCCTGGTTGGTAGACGTGTCCAGCATTCCCACCCGCGGCCAGGCGGTCTGTGCGACGTTGAGCCCCTGGAGGGAACCGCCCGCGGCCGGAACTGCCAGCGGGTAGGGGCCGCTGTACTGGGTGACGATGAAGTCGGCCGGCGTGCAGGGCAGGTTGGCTGCCACGGCGGCCGCGCTCCTGGTGACGCCCGCGACGGCGACCGAAAGGTTGGTCAGCGACAAAGGCTTGTTGATGGGGTTACTGATCTGCAGGTTCAGTCCGGCCGAGGTGCCGGGGGACAGGGCGCCTGGGAGGGACCCGGAGATGCCGAACTGTTTGATGGTGGAGTCCAGGACCAGTTGGACGTTCGCGTAGGCGTACTGCGCCTTCCCGGCGGAGTCCTTGCCGGTGCCCATCAGGTAGAGGCTGGAGGTTCCGGTGGGGGAGGCGTTTGTGGCGGCCACCTGGAGGGTGGTGGAGTTCCCTGTGGCCGGGTTGGGCGAGAACGATGCGGTGGCTCCCGCCGGCAGTCCGCCCAGGACGCTGAAGGTGATGGGTCCGCTGAGGTTGGTGCGGCTGAGCTCCAGCGTGTAGACGGCGGTGGCACCCGGCGGAATGGTGACGGAGTCCGGGGTGGCAGTCATCGAGAAGGAGCCGGAGATTTTGTAGTTCACCGTGAGGCTGGCCGATGCGCTGCCGGAGACCTTGCCGCTCGCCGCGGTGATTGTGATTGTGCTTGTGCCCGCCGGCGTCGTTGCGGCGGTAGTGGCGTTCAGGGTGGCCGTTGTGGTGCTGCCGGAGCTGAGGGTGACGAACGACGGCGTGAACGCGCCGCTTGCGCCGGCCGGAAGTCCCGCGGCGGCCAGGTTCACCGTGCCACTGAATCCGCCGGTGGAGGTCAGGGTTACCGTGTAGGACGCTTGCTGGCCCTGTTGGACGGACTGGCTCGCGGGGGAGACCTGCACCGTTATGCCCGGCTTTGGATTGTTGGCCGCCGCAATCAGCGATCCGGCACCGGCCAGCAGCAGCACCAGCGCCACCAGTGCTGCCTTAATTCCGATCCGCCTGCGACGCTGCGCATGCCCGTCCTGCTCGTGCACCCTGTGCCCCTCTTCCTTCGGTGCAAATGACGGCAAGCCGGGGGCGGATTCGCACCGCCCCCGGCCCGCTCGCTTAGTTAGTGGCTGGTGACGTTGACCGTAATGGTGGCGGTCTTGCAGGCGTCCTGGTTATCCGCGGTGTCCGTGAAGGTCAGAGTCCCCGTGCCCACGGTCGTTCCGGTCGTCTTCGCCAGAACCGTCGTCGGTGAGTTGGACGCGTCGACGGTGAACCAGCTGGCGAGACACTTCGCGTCACTCGTGGCCACCGTCGGAGCCAAGCCCGCGACAACCGTGCTGGAGGTGTTCGAGTTGTCTGCCGTGTAGGTCACTGCCCGAGTTTCGCCTGGTGCAATTCCCGTGGCGAACGAGGAGTGCAGGGTGACTTCGTTGTTGCCTGCCGACGCGACAGCAGATCCCGTACCCGAACCCGTCGTGCTCCAGTAGGCGTACGCTGCACCGCCGCCGGCTGCCAGCAGCGTCGCGGACAGAGCAACAGCGGCGATCTTGTTCTTCTTGGTCATTTTGCGCATGGAGAGACTCCTTGAATGTGTGGTTGAGAACCCGTTCCCCCATTGGTGGCTCCATCCAGGTGCCTTCCGGTGGATCGATGACCCAATATTTGCCGCAGCGAAATAGGTGCAACAACAGGTACCGGTACCCGAGTTTCTGGAACCTCAAGAAGCCGGGTACTCGGTAAGCGCTGCCACTACCTGCGTTCTCCACGCTGCGTTGCCGTGGAAGATTCTCTGCGCACCGTGAAGGCTCAAGGCGAAAAGGGGCAACCCAAGTAGTGGACCTACGCGGTCTTCGGGTACTGCCCCAGCACCGCTGTGGAGCGCTCACATTGAGCAAATCTTGAGTACCGTTGGCGTCCAATATCCGGAATAGGTCACGCACTGGCCCTTGTTGTTCCGGGCCAGCGCCGTCGCCTCCGTGGTGCGTGCCGCCGTCGTGGTTCCGGCGTTTTCGACGCACAAGGCCGGACGTGACGCGCAGCTTCCCTGGCGCCCCCGAAGTGTGCGCCTCGAAAAGTACTTTCCGGGTCGGAGGTGGATCTGCGCGTCGCGGACCACCCTACGCCCCTACCGCGTGTCCACGTCCTCAAAGACCAGGAACGTCTGCGTATCGAGCACCCCGGGCATGGTCTGCAGCTGGTCGAAGATGACCCGCCGAAGGTCGATGTTGTCCACGGCACGGACCAGCAGGATTACATCGAAGTCGCCGCCCACCAGCGCGATGTGGTGGACCTCGGGGATAGCACCCAGCTGGTCGCGGAGTTCGCGCCAGGAATCCTGCTTCAGCTTCAGCGTCACGTAAGCCGAGGACTTGAGCCCTGCCTTGATTGGATCCACCAGCGCGGTAAACCGGGTCAGCACGCCGTCCGAAGTCAACCGGGAGATCCGGGAGTAGGCGTGCGCCCTGGAGATGTGCACGTTCTCGGCCACCTGCGTAACCGACATCCGCCCGTCCCGGGTTAGTTCGGCAATAATGCGCCGGTCAATGTCGTCCAGTGGAATCTCGGCAGCGGCGTCCTTGCCCGGCATTTTGTCCACGGCTCCCATCGGTAATCCACGTCACAGTTACAAATCGTCTCCCATACTAGGCAGTTCGAAGCAGGTTCTCCACGATTTGCACACCCGGTAGATACGAAACCTGCTCCAGGACCATACTGGGAGCGAATAGTGGCTACCGAAGGACGGACCAATGACGATCTCCGCAGACCACACCGCGCCGGACACCACCAGCCCGCAGGAAGCGCCGGACAACGCGCTGAACGAGGCTGTGAAGAAGTTCGGCATCACGGTGGAGGACTACATGCTCCCCGCCCGGCATCAGATCCAGATGGTGGCCCCGGACGGCAGGCTTATCCCCGAAGGCGAGCAGGGCACCCAGCCCGGCCACGAGTACCCCGTGCCCGGAGACAAGGAACTGCTCGAAGCGTACGAACGCCTCGTCGTCGGCCGCCGCGTCAACGACCAGAACTCCGCCTTGGTCCGGCAGGGCCGCATGGCCGTGTACCCGTCCAGCCATGGCCAGGAAGCCTGCCAGGTGGCCGCCGCCCTGTGCCTGTCCGACGGTGACTGGATGTTCCCCACCTACCGCGACGCCGTCGCCGTGATGACCCGCGGCGTGGACCCGGTGCAGGTGATGACCATCTTCCGCGGCGACTGGCACGGCGGCTACGACCCCCTCAAGTACAAGGTGGGCATCCAGTGCACGCCGCTGACCACCCAGCTGCTGCACGCCGTCGGGGTTGCCCACGCCGCCAAGCTCCGGGGCGAGGACACCGTAGTGCTGGCCATGTGCGGTGACGGCGCCACCAGCGAAGGCGACTTCCACGAGGCCCTGAACTTCGCCGCCGTCTTCCACCTGCCCGTCATCTTCTTCGTGCAGAACAACAAGTACGCCATCTCGGTGCCGCTGGCGCACCAGTCCGTGGCGCCGTCGCTCGCGCACAAGGCCGTGGGCTACGGCATGGCGGGCGAACGCGTGGACGGCAACGACGTGGTGGCGCTCCTCGCCGTCCTGGACCGCGCCGTTGCGCTGTGCCGGGACGGTTCCGGCCCGCTGCTGGTGGAGGCCAACACCTACCGCATGCAGGCCCATACGAATGCCGACGACGACACCCGCTACCGGGAAAGCGCCGAGGTTGCGGAGTGGCGGGCCAAGGACCCCGTCAACCGGATGCGGACCTACCTGACGGACCGCGGGCTGCTGGACGATTCCGCTGAAGATCGGATCCGTGAGCACGCCGAGGCGGTTGCCGCGCAGCTGCGCGAGGGCCTTAGCGAAGATGTTCCGGTGGACCCGCAGGAACTCTTCCGCCACGTCTTTGAGCGGCAGACCCCGCAGCTGACGGAACAGTCCGCCATGCTTGCGGACGAACTGGCCCGCGACGCAGCAGCTACTGAATCGAAGGAGGCCGGCAAGTGAGCCCCACCATCACCACCTCATCCGAGGCCAACGGCAACGTTTCCGCCGCCACCGCCCGCGCCGCCGCATCGGCTGCAGCGTCCGCCGAAGCCGCCGGGCCGCAGCCGGTCACCATGGCCAAGGCCCTCAATACCGCCCTGGCCGACGCCATGCAGGCAGACTCCTCGGTCCTGGTGTTCGGCGAGGACGTGGGCATGCTGGGCGGGGTCTTCCGCATCACCGACGGCCTCACCGCCACCTTCGGCGAGCAGCGCTGCTTCGACACTCCGCTGGCCGAGTCCGGCATCGTGGGCATGGCCGTGGGCATGGCCATCAACGGCATGCGCCCGGTCATCGAGATGCAGTTCGACGCGTTCGCCTACCCGGCGTTCGAGCAGATCGTCAGCCATGTGGCCAAGATGCACAACCGCACCAAGGGCATGGTGAAGCTGCCCATGGTCATCCGCATCCCGTACGGCGGCGGCATCGGGGGTGTGGAGCACCACTGCGACTCCTCCGAGTCCTACTACGCCCACACCGCCGGCCTGAAGGTCTACACCCCCGCCACGGTGGCGGACGGCTACCGCATGCTCCGCGAAGCCATCGACTCCGACGATCCCGTCGTCTTCATGGAGCCCAAGAAGATGTACTGGACCAAGGACGCGGTGGACCTGGGCGAGCTGCGGCGTCTCCACGACTCCCGTGCGGAAGGTACGACGGCGGGACTTGGCTCGGAAGGTCGTGCCGCCGTCGCGCGTCCCGGCACAGACGCCACGCTGATTGCCTACGGCCCGTCCGTGCCCACCGCTTTGGCTGCCGCCGAGGCGGCTGCGCTGGAGGGACGCTCGCTGGAGGTCATCGACGTGCGGACCATCGTGCCGTTCGACGACGACACGGTATCCGCCTCCGTGCGGAAGACCGGCCGGGCCGTGGTGATCGCCGAGGCGCACGGCTTCGCGTCCGTGTCCTCCGAGATCGTGGCCCGGGTGCAGGAGCACTGCTTCCACTACCTGGCCGCCCCGATCCGCCGTGTGACCGGGTTCGACGTTCCGTACCCGGCGCCCAAACTCGAGAAGTACTACCTGCCCGGCGTGGACCGCATCCTCGACGCCGTTGACGACCTTCAGTGGGAGAACTGACCATGAACGAACCACGCGTGTTTTTGCTGCCCGACCTGGGTGAGGGCCTCACCGAAGCGGAGCTCGTTTCCTGGCAGGTGGCCGTTGGTGACGAGATCGCCGTCGACCAGCCCATCGCCGAGGTGGAGACCGCCAAGTCCGCCGTGGAGGTGCCGTCCCCCTACGCCGGGATCGTTGCTGAGCTGCATGGGCAGCCGGGGGAGACCCTGGATGTGGGGAAGCCGCTGATCTCGGTGACGCCTCTTGGTGCTGGGGCCGCCGCGGATGATGCCGCCCCCGCCCCTTCGCCCGCCCAGCCCGAGGTTGAGCCAAGCGAAACTGAGCTTGCCGAACCCAAACCGGCCAACACCAAGGCCGAGGCCTATCGGGAGGAGGAGAAGGCCGGTTCCGGAAATGTCTTGATTGGTTATGGAACTCCCGGCGGTCATGGTGTTGCCCGCCGTACCCGTGCCCGGAAGACCGCCGTCGCCCTCGCTGAGCCCGAGGCGCCGTCGAGCCCCACCGAGGATGACCTCACCCTGCTTCGTACCCGTGTGCCGGGCAAGCTTGGGGCCGTGATCTCGCCGCTGGTCCGGCGCATGGCGCGGGAGCACGGCGTGGACCTGGGAGAGCTTTCCGGCTCCGGCGACAGCGGGCTGATCATGCGCCGCGACGTCGAAGCGGCGATGCGGACAGCAGCGCCCACGGCTGAACCCCAGGCAGAGCCTGTCCAGGCGGCGCCGAAGCGTCCGTCTCTTGCGCCGGCTGAAACTCCTGCCGGCTCAACCACCGACACCCGCACCGGCCTTCCCATCTCCGCCCGCACGCCGGTGCGTGGTGTGCGGAAGGCTGTGGCCACCAACATGGCCCGCAGCCGCTCCGAAATCCCGGAAGCTACCGTCTGGGTGGATGTTGACGCCACCGCGCTAATGGAGCTGCGCGAGGGATTGAAGGCCAACGGCGCAGAAGTCCCCGGCCTGCTCGCGTTCATCGCGCGGTTCGTCACGGCGGGGCTGAAGAAGTACCCGGAACTGAACACACGGATCGAAACCGCGGACGACGGGTCGCAGGAGATCGTGTCCTTCGACGGCATCAACCTGGGCTTCGCGGCGCAGACCGACCGCGGCCTGGTGGTGCCCTCCGTACGCGGCGCCGAGAAGCTCAGTGCGCGTGAACTCGACGTCGAGATCCGCAGGCTCACCCAGGTTGCGCGGGAGGGCAAAGCGACCCCCACGGAGCTGGGCAGCGGCACGTTCACGCTGAACAACTACGGCGTGTTCGGCGTGGACGGGTCCGCGGCGATCATCAACCACCCGGAGGTGGCCATCCTCGGCGTAGGCCGGATCATCGACAAGCCGTGGGTGGTCAACGGTGAGCTGGCCGTCCGCAAGGTCACCGAACTGACCCTCACCTTCGACCACCGGGTCTGCGACGGCGGAACGGCCGGCGGGTTCCTCCGCTTCGTGGCAGACGCCATCGAAAACCCCACGTCGCTCTTGGCGGACATCTAACCGCCACCCGCAATAGTCCAACCTAGGGTGATGTGTACGACGGCGGTCGCGTGCCGCCGTCGTACTTTTCCTGGATCCCTGCACCCTGCCGTAATCTTGGAGTCCCCACCGGTCTCACATAAGGGTCAGAATCTTGGCGAATACTGCTCCGCAGGCACCCGCGCTAGGCGCGCTCGAAAACCTTGCCTGGACTGCCCTCTCCGTAGGAGCCGCCGCCGCGCTGCTTCCGGTGATCGGACTGAAGGCGCTGTCAAGGGCCGCACTCCCTAAAGGATCCACAGCTCCCGTCGTGGATGAACGCCACTACCTGATCCAGTAACGGTGGGTGAGACGGGGCCGCATGCCGCCGTCGTACCTGCTCAGCCGCCAAAGCGGAGCGTGATCACCAAAACGATCAGCGCTACCACGCCGGCCAGCAGCATTGCCGCCCGGGGGTCCCCGAAGTTCAGCGTCCATCCAATGCCGAACCTGCGGGGAACCAGCAGCGCCGGGTCTTCGCGGTTGAAGTAGATCAGGCCGGCGCGCCAGAACTTGTCA
Coding sequences within:
- a CDS encoding beta strand repeat-containing protein produces the protein MSLAVRNASLFVGRRPSRRFTWIITAVLLLLGSGTAAYAFWASTTSSNNAAAAADALTPGSKPAVSANGAALSVTWASGSTVNGRAATGYTVARYSSATGGTAIPATGGCADTVTTLTCTEQNVPGGTWYYTVTPAIALWTGAESPRSNGISSDATPPSAAATVSPTPNAAGWNNSSPVTVTVTADDGTNGSGVASITYGVDGGAQQTVSAAVATMPVTGDGTHTVSYFATDQVGNPGSAQSLTVRIDTQAPVLTLSAPPYVNAATVAGVTITGTSEANAKITLTAADAGSAHTTPAATPTADSSGNWSATLNLGSLNEGTVTYTATATDAAGNTSAAKTATSTKDTNVPGPAAGVRVPAYVNTGNVGAVPVSGSAEANATVTVSATSPGTATPVTVAPTANASGGWSASMNLGTVKDGPVAYTVTVTDAAGNTSTAVTASDTKDTVAPALTITAPLYASGSSKVNGTVESGTVVTVTVRDSAFKSVTAQVTPTGTSWSTTVDISSLADGALTYTASATDGAGNTTTATASGTTAKDTAPPTVTGIKLANGGSTNTNKASADPGDTVTITFSEKMDQTKVCSTWTTTPSGTATITDKGSNDSLAFSFSGCSIGTVTLGGDYLTGNPATFGANGTTSTLTWDGTNNALIITFGNAPNGSSGAGTLNVGVVPGKPGYTPPTGFTDMAGNPLGTAPFASLTASGFAP
- a CDS encoding COG1470 family protein; translated protein: MHEQDGHAQRRRRIGIKAALVALVLLLAGAGSLIAAANNPKPGITVQVSPASQSVQQGQQASYTVTLTSTGGFSGTVNLAAAGLPAGASGAFTPSFVTLSSGSTTTATLNATTAATTPAGTSTITITAASGKVSGSASASLTVNYKISGSFSMTATPDSVTIPPGATAVYTLELSRTNLSGPITFSVLGGLPAGATASFSPNPATGNSTTLQVAATNASPTGTSSLYLMGTGKDSAGKAQYAYANVQLVLDSTIKQFGISGSLPGALSPGTSAGLNLQISNPINKPLSLTNLSVAVAGVTRSAAAVAANLPCTPADFIVTQYSGPYPLAVPAAGGSLQGLNVAQTAWPRVGMLDTSTNQDGCKGAALQLSYSGSGQGN
- a CDS encoding Lrp/AsnC family transcriptional regulator, with amino-acid sequence MPGKDAAAEIPLDDIDRRIIAELTRDGRMSVTQVAENVHISRAHAYSRISRLTSDGVLTRFTALVDPIKAGLKSSAYVTLKLKQDSWRELRDQLGAIPEVHHIALVGGDFDVILLVRAVDNIDLRRVIFDQLQTMPGVLDTQTFLVFEDVDTR
- the pdhA gene encoding pyruvate dehydrogenase (acetyl-transferring) E1 component subunit alpha, with amino-acid sequence MTISADHTAPDTTSPQEAPDNALNEAVKKFGITVEDYMLPARHQIQMVAPDGRLIPEGEQGTQPGHEYPVPGDKELLEAYERLVVGRRVNDQNSALVRQGRMAVYPSSHGQEACQVAAALCLSDGDWMFPTYRDAVAVMTRGVDPVQVMTIFRGDWHGGYDPLKYKVGIQCTPLTTQLLHAVGVAHAAKLRGEDTVVLAMCGDGATSEGDFHEALNFAAVFHLPVIFFVQNNKYAISVPLAHQSVAPSLAHKAVGYGMAGERVDGNDVVALLAVLDRAVALCRDGSGPLLVEANTYRMQAHTNADDDTRYRESAEVAEWRAKDPVNRMRTYLTDRGLLDDSAEDRIREHAEAVAAQLREGLSEDVPVDPQELFRHVFERQTPQLTEQSAMLADELARDAAATESKEAGK
- a CDS encoding alpha-ketoacid dehydrogenase subunit beta yields the protein MSPTITTSSEANGNVSAATARAAASAAASAEAAGPQPVTMAKALNTALADAMQADSSVLVFGEDVGMLGGVFRITDGLTATFGEQRCFDTPLAESGIVGMAVGMAINGMRPVIEMQFDAFAYPAFEQIVSHVAKMHNRTKGMVKLPMVIRIPYGGGIGGVEHHCDSSESYYAHTAGLKVYTPATVADGYRMLREAIDSDDPVVFMEPKKMYWTKDAVDLGELRRLHDSRAEGTTAGLGSEGRAAVARPGTDATLIAYGPSVPTALAAAEAAALEGRSLEVIDVRTIVPFDDDTVSASVRKTGRAVVIAEAHGFASVSSEIVARVQEHCFHYLAAPIRRVTGFDVPYPAPKLEKYYLPGVDRILDAVDDLQWEN
- a CDS encoding dihydrolipoamide acetyltransferase family protein — protein: MNEPRVFLLPDLGEGLTEAELVSWQVAVGDEIAVDQPIAEVETAKSAVEVPSPYAGIVAELHGQPGETLDVGKPLISVTPLGAGAAADDAAPAPSPAQPEVEPSETELAEPKPANTKAEAYREEEKAGSGNVLIGYGTPGGHGVARRTRARKTAVALAEPEAPSSPTEDDLTLLRTRVPGKLGAVISPLVRRMAREHGVDLGELSGSGDSGLIMRRDVEAAMRTAAPTAEPQAEPVQAAPKRPSLAPAETPAGSTTDTRTGLPISARTPVRGVRKAVATNMARSRSEIPEATVWVDVDATALMELREGLKANGAEVPGLLAFIARFVTAGLKKYPELNTRIETADDGSQEIVSFDGINLGFAAQTDRGLVVPSVRGAEKLSARELDVEIRRLTQVAREGKATPTELGSGTFTLNNYGVFGVDGSAAIINHPEVAILGVGRIIDKPWVVNGELAVRKVTELTLTFDHRVCDGGTAGGFLRFVADAIENPTSLLADI